TCGTCCGCTGCTGGTGCACGAGCAGAACCGCGTGGCTGGCTTCACGAATCGCAAGCTCGCCTCCTACGCACAGCGCGTGCTGGAAGGCTTCAGCGACACCCTGCCGAACGCCGAATGGGTGGGTAATCCTGTGCGTGGCGCCATTGCATCGCTACCGTCGCCGCGCGATCGCATGGCCGGTCGCGACGGCCGGCCGCGCTTGCTGGTGTTGGGAGGCAGCCTGGGGGCGCGTGCGCTCAATATCGCCCTGCCGCAGGCGCTTGCGCTGATGTCGCCGACGCAGCGACCTGACGTGCTGCACCAGTGCGGCAACCGTGGCATTGACGAAGCGCGGGCCGCTTATGCGAAGGCCGGTGTCGAAGCGCAGATCGTGCCCTTCATCGAGGACATGGCCGGCACCTATGCGTGGGCTGACCTTGCTGTCTGCCGGGCCGGTGCGCTGACCCTGGCCGAACTTACTGCCGCCGGACTCGGCGCGGTGCTCGTGCCGTTCCCTTATGCGGTGGATGACCACCAGACCCGCAATGCGGAGGCGC
The nucleotide sequence above comes from Dyella telluris. Encoded proteins:
- the murG gene encoding undecaprenyldiphospho-muramoylpentapeptide beta-N-acetylglucosaminyltransferase, producing MSAQQPVLIMAGGTGGHIFPGLAVAEALRSQGVPVVWLGAEGGMETKVVPAHGIELVTVPVGGLRGKGWKTRLLAPLMLARALFSSLSALRRINPRSVLSMGGYVAGPGGVAARMTHRPLLVHEQNRVAGFTNRKLASYAQRVLEGFSDTLPNAEWVGNPVRGAIASLPSPRDRMAGRDGRPRLLVLGGSLGARALNIALPQALALMSPTQRPDVLHQCGNRGIDEARAAYAKAGVEAQIVPFIEDMAGTYAWADLAVCRAGALTLAELTAAGLGAVLVPFPYAVDDHQTRNAEALVAAHAAELIQEKDLDVQQLAQRLEALLDDRERMIAMGEAARTLAKPDAADVIARACLEVAA